One Salvia splendens isolate huo1 unplaced genomic scaffold, SspV2 ctg673, whole genome shotgun sequence DNA segment encodes these proteins:
- the LOC121790937 gene encoding putative lipid-transfer protein DIR1: MDKPSPPKKLKQSEFVEMETSKTLLILALVMVSAAAVAAARARADDEGSICGVTRSELMECKPAVATGTATPPKPTAACCGSLKHANLTCFCSFKNNAYLPLFGINATRAMQLPTTCDATQTASCA; encoded by the coding sequence atgGATAAACCCTCACCAccaaaaaaactaaaacaatcCGAATTTGTTGAAATGGAAACCTCAAAAACACTCCTAATCCTAGCCCTAGTCATGGTAAGCGCAGCAGCCGTAGCTGCGGCGAGGGCGAGGGCGGACGACGAGGGCAGCATCTGCGGTGTCACCAGGAGCGAGCTGATGGAGTGCAAGCCGGCGGTGGCGACGGGCACGGCCACGCCGCCGAAGCCGACGGCCGCGTGCTGCGGGTCGCTGAAGCACGCGAACCTCACGTGCTTCTGCAGCTTCAAGAACAACGCGTATCTGCCTCTTTTCGGAATCAACGCGACGAGAGCGATGCAGCTGCCTACCACGTGCGATGCGACGCAAACTGCTTCGTGCGCTTGA